The DNA window GATACATCAGAGATGGTAACaacagcggcagcagcagggACCGAGACAGCCCCGAAGACTTCCAAGACGAGTACGTCTGTCTCCTCCTCTGAAGaagttgaagaagaagtttTAGAGGAGGAAGATGATTCTTCCAAGGTTGGAAAAGATGGTAAGTACAAGAGGGATGGTGAGATATCGAtaggtttaaaaaaagaaatgtccAATCACACAGGCAAAAAGCACACAATTGTAACAAGATCAAAGACAGGCTCGCTACAGCCACGTACTTTCAATATGGATGATTTGAAAAGAAGGAGCACGACGATACTTTCTAAGGAAGAGCTTGACAAACTGGATAAATCTTTGAAAGATGAAGGTGATGGAACTCGAATAACACGTCAAAAGGCACATCAAATAGCATCAGGTACTCACCTGTTCAAACTCGGAATGGATAACGGGTTTAAATCATACGTCAACCAGTATAGCACAAACGCGATAGCGCTCAATAAACCTCAGCGTAATGAAGAACGCGATAAGAAGAGACATCTGTCACACAAATTCTCTCTAACGCAAGCTTCTGAGTTCAAATGGGTTGGGAGTTTGACGGGAACGCGAGCTCTTTTAGTGAGCACCCTGCGCCAAACCATCTTACAATTGGAAGGAAGTATCCAGGCACCATTTATGCATACTAACTGGCCTTTGCTTCGAAAACCGTGGACTACTGCGGTTGGAGCTTGCGTGAATCCCCGCGACTTTGCAAGAGCTCTGATAGTCCTTCAAGCCTGCATAAAATCCGTTGTGTTTGCCAGCGTCTGGCACGACCAGCTTGGTCACGTTAAGCTTCAACGAGTGACGGCGCttgaaagagaagaaaaaaagcgGCAAGATAAgaaggataaaaaagaaaaggaagacgaggaggagCGGAACAGGCTTACCTACAACTTTGTCAAGTATACGCTGGGACTGAAACATCAAGTCTGGAAGCAGAAAGGCGAAGAGTACAGGGTTCACGGTCAATGGGGATGGCTCTGGCTGTCGGCAAGCCGTCGCTACAGGTCTGCGAATCTGAACAAAGCTGGCTTGCGAGCTGGCCCTCAAAAGATTATGGTGCAAATTAGGGATCAGGGAGGTATCAAGATTTTGGCTCTTGATCCGCCAACTTATGAATTCTTAATAAAAGAGTACTGTGAGCCCAAGGACCTCAAGGACTTAAAAGCCGAGCCTGAAGAAGCTACAGAGGTGAAACAAGAAATAAAGGAGGAACACCCAGTTGAAGCtgtgaagaaagaaaatgaatctGAAGAAGTTAAAGCGGAAGAAAAACCAGATGTGAAAGAAAGATTGGATGGAAAATTCTTGCTGAACTCGAACCAAGAAAATAAACCACACATACCTTGTGAGTAGGCACTATTTTGGCATTATTTGTATTCTTGGATATCATGTTATAATTTCTTATTATGTTTGACGTTACCTTCTATACATTTTGtgttactaattttttttgtataaacagaaaattaacGCAGTTGATGTAATCTCCTATAGTTTTAGCTGgaatgaaaatcgaaaaagtaTTTCTACCGATACATCagtttgaagaaattgatGTAACCAAGGCATTAACTACACCTGGTCGTTTGCATTACCcaaaaattgccaaaaaaacTAGAATCGACGATTTCTTATCGAGGAGAACACACCTAAAACTCTTGGAAGAGAGAAAGTTATCCCAAACGGTACGtaaagaattattattgtactatCTCGTTTTCCTTGCTCCGTTGCTGTTCGCAAATGTTTTTAAtgtatgataaataaatcacaGGAGAAGTCAAAGGAGGTAACCGCCCAAGCAACTGTTCCAAAAAACACCGAAGGTGATACGGAAGTGGACATTGAGAATAATGAAGAGAGCGATACAGATGCTGTCGACGGACCACTGCAGAATATATTGTCTGGAAAATTACCAACTAAAGCGATTTCCTCGTCTGCTAGAGACATGCTAACGGCGATTGGGAAACGGATCCAACTAGTCAGAATTCAGTATGCAAATATAATGCGCTCATCAAAGAATGGCAGCTGTTATTCTCGTTACTGCAACATGACCCCTCCTCCTGGAAAGGTGAATGCAGCAGCGGCACAGAGTCTCACCTCAACGTGCTATTCCCCAATGTGTTTGCAGAAAGCTAGGCTAAAACGAGATCTAATTACTTTACTAAAAAAAGCCAAGAGCTTGAGCAACAGTCAGTCACTGCCAAGCCTAGCCCCGTTCAGTACATCCTCTGTCCAACAATCTAAAGCAAGCTTGAAACACGAAGCAACAGATGAGGCTAAAGATGCTATCAGAAGGGATTTGGAGTCTGCCGTTGCAATGGCTACGCACTGTGCCGAAGAAGTTCAGGCAACAAACGTAGTTGTTGATAACATGTCGGAAGCGCCTTCGCTCTCCGATAGCCCTTCAAAACCGGCTAAACGAATTAAATTAGAAGAAACGACCCCAGAAGATAGCATAAAAGTAAGTTGTCATTAAAGTAATGACTACaaattgtaacaaatataTTAACTCCGATGAAAACTTTCAGGTTGAGGGCAATGGCTTTGAGGATGAAAATATAGTGACAACGATCAAAACAACTAGCAATGTTGTGACAACGACAACCGTTACTACGTCTCAACAAACAATAAAAACCGTGGACGGCGTTGTTCAGAGTTCACAGGAGAGTTTATCATctcgaaattcaatctcaGTTGCATCGGAGACAAAGACATGGTAGGAGAGGAAAATAAGGATATATTCTAGAATACTTTGGGAGTGCACATTTAATAATATCCcaaattctgtaatttttttcgctagCAATCTCAACAATATGGggttaaaaacaatatttatcaaCCGTCGAGGCAGAACTGTGCATCGGAGCGCCATAACAGCTAGAGAATTGACTGCGGATGGAACTGAGAGAGTATATTCTGCCACTTCGACAGAAGGGAAACTTTatctgaaaaaagtttcgatttCATTGGCGGACAGACGAAAGAAACGTACTCCAGTAAAATATCCACTTTGCTCAACATTTTCCACAAGAAATAAACACCGCAGTATCCTTGTATTGCCGCAGCACGAACTTCGTAAACTTTCGCGACTTGGCGGACGAACTCCTGTCCAAGGATTTCATCATATTGCTAAGGTATGTTCTATAGTCACATTATTTTCACAGTGGCTAAATAATAGTTATTGGTACACTGCATcctgtaaataataaaaacctaTATCCAGTGACGTTTCACTGTTTCAGGCGAACATGGCTGTATGGCCGTATCCCTGCCCAAGGCCGTTGTTCAAAACGTGTTGGCTTTACAGAACTGTTGGCCTAAAGTCATTGGCTGCAGCTGCAATACAGTTGAGAATTTTATGGGCCTGTTTACGCTGGGACGATATGTCTGCCAAACCTTTGTCAACGGATGGCAAGCATCAAGTCACAACTGACAACGAGATTATGTCCTTGGAGATCTTGAAGCATCGACATGTCGGCCAATTCATGGACAGAGTACAATATCTTCGAAGAAAAGTAGTGATACCTTTAGAGCTGCCAAAGCAAGTTAGAGGTAAGTCaaattgtaaaacaattaGGTAGTTTTGCATAAcatatgaaattatttgcaGATCAGGTTaatattccaaaaaaattggataatgttgtttcatttattaaataaaatttcagaggTTACTTCAATCCGTAGCGggttgagaaaaagaaaacgtccTGAATCACCGCAAAGTACGGAGCCCCAGGTGAACGAGGAGTGGGTGGACGAAGATAAACTTGAACTTTGGGAGATAAAGCAATATGGAGACAAGTGAGTACGCTTGCGATACAATTGCATAATACGGAAGTGAATGCTGGGTTGCGAGATGTCGAAATTACTTCAGACATTTAGCGCGCTATATCATAGGGATATTCGCTATTGGATGCGCCTGGGATTTGCTAACTCATGAACCTTGTCGTCACTGGTTTTTGTCAAATCTTCCCGTCCTCGCCTAACACCAACAAACACTAACCCCTCGCTTGGTATGTGTCTCTCCTTTAGGTTAGAGAAGGCTAATGCCCAGATTATTACTAGGAGTCGATCAGGAGTACCGCAATCTGTGGTTGCGGGTGGGAATAGGGGGTCGATTACAGGAGCCGTTGACCAGTTGGTCAGCGGCAAGGCAACGCCTGAAGAGATTAAAGAGAAAATGGAGCAACAGCTGCGTATTCAAAGGGCCGCTCACCAACAAAAGAGGGCTCTGGAAACTCTAAAGAGTCCAGCAAATGTCACAGGTTCCCCTAATCAGATCATCAAAGTTACGTCAAACTCCAATCCAGgtgaggaaatatttttttttttttttttttctacaaccattctcgttttttttatttcgtgcAACTGTACCACgtaattgaatttatatttgtaattcgatttttcatccattGAGTTTTTCCGTGTTGACAGATGGCACCGTCAAAATAGTTTCCAAAGTAGCAATACCTGCTAGTCCAAATACTAGTGTTGGAAAATCCCAGCTCACATCACTCTTGACCACGCCGTCTCAAAATAAAACTTTCCTTGGAACTAGGCGTATATACATGACCAAATGTGAGTATATTAcacgttttcaaatttttattcgaattcgTTGTAATATTAGAATTTAAActcaatcattcaattttatagCTTCTGATGGCACGACTCGAGTTGTCTCAGGGCCCACCAGCATTCTCCCCAAGACTACCGTCACATCTCAAACCCCTCAGTCTCAGCCACAACAGCAACAATCATTAATAAAAGTAACGAATCAGGGAACTGTTCAGATCAATCATACAAATCAAGTTTCAGCAGGTACTTGGAAtcgtaattattaattacaaacaaattctgcggaaaaattagaaattccTCTAATTGCGTCAATGTCTATTCTGCAGCCTCCAACACCCCTGTTCAGCACGTACAGCAGCGGGTCCAGATCCTTCGAGGGCCGGATGGTAAACTCCAGGTTCGAGGGTTGATGCCTGGTCAACAACTTGTACAAATGCCTGATGGAAAACTCCATGTTCTAAACACTGGTCAAGCTATAGCCGCCACACCTACACAGACGCCTGCAACCACAAGTTCGGCAAGCACAACCACACCGCAGGTGCccatatttcaaattcatttcaattcacaACATATCGTGTATGAAGTACATTGTGTAGCATTCAgaaatttactttttccttCTAATACCAACTTGCTTCAgcaattattgtaattcatGAAATTTACAGAGCGTCACTAAGTCTGCGAGCAATACAAGCTCTGTCAAACCAGCTACACCTGTTACAACATCTGCTACCAAAGCCAGTCCCACAAAAACTCCAACCAGTCAAACCCAAAAAATCCAAGCGCAGCAACCAGCCACCCCACAACCACAGGTAAGTCAATTTACCCCATACCGACAAATATTATTCGGTAATCCAATCATTTAGATCCTTATAAATTTCATGATTTACCGAACATAATATACGATTTATACTTGTAACAATATGAAAATCGTAACTATAGGTATTGACCCCGGGTGGGCAAGTTATCAATACAAATCAAATCGTGGTGAATAATGCAGCCCTTGCCCAGCAGCTCGCGTCCGGCAAAGCTCAGTTGGCAACGATCGGAGGACACCAAGTTGTTATACGTAGTACACCGACTGGTAATCAGATTGTTCATCTGAATTCAACTAGCAGTGCTGTTgtgaaaaatgctgtttcaCCTACAAAACTTCAACAAGGTTAGACATTTGATATCCAGTTCaagatttcatttcatattacTTTATActaaatatcaaatttattgACCGTGTATTTTGGTACAAAGATTTTCAAGTCTGTAATAATAACtgtgcagcagcagcggctCAGCAGAATCAGCCTGCAACTCCGTCGACGCAAGCTACAGAACTAGCTACTACAAATACGGTGACCAGTGCTCAGACAGCGACAACGACCACCACACCCGCTGCTGCAAATCCTCCTGCTCCAGGTTCAACTCCAGCTCCTGGCAGTGTAGAAGCTTCTCTGTTAGCAGGGCAGCCACCTGGTACCGTTATAAAGTGTGTCACAGCTCAGGTGATTCAAACATCTCAAGGTCCCCGAATAGTTTTGCAAGGACTCCAAGGAGCTGACTTCACTCCACAGCAACTCGCCATGGTTCAACAACAAGTCAAGCAACAACTGCTCAAAGGTCTGTACTTTAGTGAGTTCAGGTTCAGAAGTAGATTGCGGATCTGATCAAGTTTAACTTATTCCAATGAAATGTTTCTGAAAatctttttcacatttcagcACAAGCAACTACCGGCAAGCAAGGCGTGCTAGGACCAACGAAGATATACCTAGCAGTTCAACCAGCTCCAGGAACTCAAACGGCAGCTGCTTCTCGCACGCCAACAACATCTGCTCACACTCAACAAACACAGCAACCGGTAGCTTCACCTCCACACACGACTCCTTCGGCAGCTGGTATTTATCACGCTTCTTTCCCTTTCTCCTTACGAATGGTCtggtttttgtaaattatcaCAAATTTATGTGAATCGGCAAAATATTCTTCGATTTTGCAGCACCGCAAACTGAGTCAGCTACAACCCCAGCTCCATCTCAGACTGCAGCCCCAGGTTCTCCGATAAAGCCCAAAGTCGTAGTGCAGCAGGTCGGACGTCCAACTACCGGAAGCGAAGCTGAACCGCAACGTGCAGCTCTGGCGAATGGGCAGCAGCCTTCACAGCCTTCCCAAGAGCCTAATCAAACATCGTCACCTAACAAATTTGTCCTCACTCCGGATTACATACAGCAAAGTAaatatatgattttttttctaaactccAGTCAACATCTTTCACCTCCGTTAATACAAGTTGCGAACGAAGGAATCAAGTTTTGTCACACAGATCGGTGCAGAAGCAAATTGAGAATGAAAcattgatacaattttttttacagcaatAAAAAATGCACTAAAGCAGGAAAATCTTAATCCTGAAATAGAAGAGAAACTTCTACAACTGCAGCGGTATCAAGAGAAGCAAATGAAGGGTGGCGTCGAGAGCTCCATAACCTGCAACCAGATCCACGGCACCCCAACTGCAACTACCACGCGAGCTCCGTCCCGGAAGAGACCTGCGCCGCCCCACATTCCGCCACTTGCCTCACCTACTACTCCTAATGTGACGACAAATGATAAGGATAACGAATGGAGCGAAACACCGAAGAAAAGACCAGCCCCACGACAAGAACCTCGAGATATAACGAAGTAAGTTTGTTGCAATTCAAATTGAACATATTACATACCAATTTTGTAACAATAGTAAAACGACTAACGCCACCCAATGTCTTTCAATGTCACAGAACACCCAAGACGGAGGTTGTAGAGAATACTGAGGCTACTCCAAAGAATCGTGCTGGGAAACTAAGGGATTCTCAAGAACAGAGGAGAAAGCAGCAAGTTCATTCTCGAATGCAAGTGTTGTTGTTCCGGCACAAGGAACTCCTAAAAAAAGACATATTGAAAAAACGAGCTTTGCTCGAGAAGGAATTGCAAATCGATATTCAGGTATGGCAAATGATGCAAAAATTATACCAGGAAAATTTATACCTGGTTGCCATTTTAGGTTACTATGCAAAAACAAACtcttgttgaaaataaaagtaccAAGGAGtcgaatttatttcagaaGGATCTTTCCGCTGAACTAGCTACAAGAACTAAGGCAGAAAGGCACAAACAGGACGAAGTCAAGGTCGGAAGTGCTAAGCGTAAATCGAACGCTCAGGCAGCGCAACATGTCAGCCCACCAAATCGTGGGGGCAGGCCTAAAAAGCACAGAGTCCAAGGAAACAGCACAACACCGCCTGGTGCTTCAACGGCAACCACCGCGGGGGGACGTATCAAAAAAGAGAAGCTCTACTGCCTGTGTCGAACGCCTTACGACGAAACGAAGTAAGTATTCGTATTTGTCGACAATTTCTCGAAAGTGAATACTAAAATCAAATGCGAATCCTATTTCTATGAACTCTCATGTACCGCCACCATTGAACCGATTTATTGATTACTAATTATATTGATTACTACATGCCGTATCGATCACTAGTCACCGAGCagatgaacaattttttaatttatcttcTACCCAACAGATTTTACGTAGGTTGCGATCTCTGTAACAATTGGTTCCATGGAGACTGCGTGGGAATTACAGAAGAAATGAGCAAATCACTGTCTGAGTTTGTATGCACCGAGTGTCGGCATGCGAGAGATACGCAAGAGCTGTACTGTCTTTGCAAACAACCTTATGATGAATCTCAGTGAGGGTCTTCTTACAATTATACATTCTTTTCCACGTAACacttaaaaattaattgtttaaaGATGATAACACActcgctttttatttttcaaaggtTTTATATTTGCTGTGACAAATGCCAGGACTGGTTCCATGGTCGTTGCGTAGGTATTCTTCAATCCGAAGCTGATAACATTGATGAATACGTCTGCCCAAATTGCCAGCGAAACTCCTCGGTTAACTTTGCTAATATGAAAAATCTTAACGGAAAGGATCTTGACCTTTTAAAGAAGTTAATAAAACAGATACAggtatgaaacaaaaattgggGATACTTTTACCGACGAAGACTCTGGCAATTAATCTGGCAATTGTCTTTGATTATATAATTACAGGCACACAAGAGTGCCTGGCCTTTTATGGAGCCTGTAGATCCCAACGAGGCGCCAGATTACTACAAAGTTATAAAAGAACCTATGGGTGAGTATCTTAATTGACCTGTTATTATCAAGACTTCTCAAGCTTCTGAAATATCTTCTGCAGTAAATATTACAATCGCTGTGATGATTTCAGATTTGCAAACTATCGAATTGAGGATAAATGACAGATCATACAAAAAACTTAGCGAGTTTATCGGAGACATGACCAAGATATTTGATAACTGTCGTTACTACAACCCTAAGGAGTCTCCGTTCTTCAAGTGTGCTGAGTCTTTGGAAACTTACTTTGTGCACAAAATTAAAAGTCTAAGAGAAAAGTTCTCCGAAGGCAAATGATCAATCAAAACTGAATAGTAACTAAATGAGTGAAAGTACATGCCATCGGCACTTTTATTTGCAAAAGTGCAGTGTTATTGAATTGACCTGTGCCAGTGACAAGAAAAAAGCATGAAGTAACAGAAACTCGAGTTAATCGTAAGTTATAATTAGCCCATACAAATAAACCTACTATTTATTAGAGTTGTGCGAAAATTCACTTCACATGAGTTTTTGATTATGGTACTACTCTGAATAATTGAGAACCCACCATGCTTAGTATGAGAAAGTCATGGGTGACTCGGCAAAATGGATAAATCATTCGACGCTAATAAAAAGATTTCTTATATCTTTTTATAACtccctttatttttttctccgtcgTTTCGTATATTTCTCATTACAGTGATTATTTCGCATATCtctattatttatatactacacatattatacatggATTCAGTCATGTATCGTTCAATACGCAAGTCAAACAATAATTAGAAGTTTACCCCCGCGGAGTTGTCAAATGAAAAGCATCGAGTTTGTAGTAATTATACCGTTAAATGGAACTATTTGTCAGACGCAGTTCCATCCAAAATCTTGCGCATCCAGATGTGTGTGACGCTATATATTTTGATCCGCCCATCTCTCTTTATTGCATTATCGTCCGACAACATGTTGCGTACAACATAGGTCTAAGATTATTAGGACGCgcataataaattgtacaaatttgtttattgtGCTCACAAGTAATTATTACATTACTTACGTTGTTTTAATCACATAAATTTTCTATATATGAAAGAAATTGTTTATAAACGAGACATATGATGTTAGATTGTAAGAATAAGCAGGTGATTTAAACTGCTACtcttgtacatacataaacaTAGGCAGTGTCTAGGAATGCGATTGATGAACTTTGGTAACAGTTTATAATAATCAATTGTGTGCGATGTCAGATATGGAAAGGCTCTAG is part of the Neodiprion virginianus isolate iyNeoVirg1 chromosome 5, iyNeoVirg1.1, whole genome shotgun sequence genome and encodes:
- the LOC124306336 gene encoding nucleosome-remodeling factor subunit NURF301 isoform X2 → MTGRGTKRRGRPPKSVVMERPKKFQYHLMKKPKYLQNKGSETPNSQTSTPTASRASSPVESEESRRSTRSRKSRGPRDKHARKGGHSGSSAYQRRGYNPNVDYHDSEYHYGSDFGDESSDKTDVDEEPLHSDIESSESLEEPDPSSDSDFSLSSYSTTSGTPRKTLLSQQAQRAPSPEPLWLQNRELPPLDLPKSSDDLLVSKEFVLPSLSIYEVLRHFRTLVRLSSFRFEDFCAALVCEDQTNLLAEIHIMLIKALLREEDSQQTHFGPLDQKDSVNVSLYFVDPMTWPEVLRSYVESDKCFDENILQILSSCEYPFTSVNDRLKVLQFLTDQFLITNPVREDLLHEGNVHYDDHCRVCHRLGDLLCCETCPAVFHLECVEPPLVDVPTEDWQCSICKAHKITGVVDCLPDVEKNGLLCRQEHLGFDRHGRKYWFLGRRVFVESENGEVWYYSTPLQFEELMNCLDRNEMEVALFRELSDYKEEIVRQMELTEKITNQCKGNKKSYFEVENANILKMQKERQEKLNREEEERKEKERQDAEEMVRRMHEGTDSLEEQLAAVSGQNTDRGSGDGMDVDKPNPSAQVAETVEVGGGDTSEMVTTAAAAGTETAPKTSKTSTSVSSSEEVEEEVLEEEDDSSKVGKDGKKHTIVTRSKTGSLQPRTFNMDDLKRRSTTILSKEELDKLDKSLKDEGDGTRITRQKAHQIASGTHLFKLGMDNGFKSYVNQYSTNAIALNKPQRNEERDKKRHLSHKFSLTQASEFKWVGSLTGTRALLVSTLRQTILQLEGSIQAPFMHTNWPLLRKPWTTAVGACVNPRDFARALIVLQACIKSVVFASVWHDQLGHVKLQRVTALEREEKKRQDKKDKKEKEDEEERNRLTYNFVKYTLGLKHQVWKQKGEEYRVHGQWGWLWLSASRRYRSANLNKAGLRAGPQKIMVQIRDQGGIKILALDPPTYEFLIKEYCEPKDLKDLKAEPEEATEVKQEIKEEHPVEAVKKENESEEVKAEEKPDVKERLDGKFLLNSNQENKPHIPFLAGMKIEKVFLPIHQFEEIDVTKALTTPGRLHYPKIAKKTRIDDFLSRRTHLKLLEERKLSQTEKSKEVTAQATVPKNTEGDTEVDIENNEESDTDAVDGPLQNILSGKLPTKAISSSARDMLTAIGKRIQLVRIQYANIMRSSKNGSCYSRYCNMTPPPGKVNAAAAQSLTSTCYSPMCLQKARLKRDLITLLKKAKSLSNSQSLPSLAPFSTSSVQQSKASLKHEATDEAKDAIRRDLESAVAMATHCAEEVQATNVVVDNMSEAPSLSDSPSKPAKRIKLEETTPEDSIKVEGNGFEDENIVTTIKTTSNVVTTTTVTTSQQTIKTVDGVVQSSQESLSSRNSISVASETKTCNLNNMGLKTIFINRRGRTVHRSAITARELTADGTERVYSATSTEGKLYLKKVSISLADRRKKRTPVKYPLCSTFSTRNKHRSILVLPQHELRKLSRLGGRTPVQGFHHIAKANMAVWPYPCPRPLFKTCWLYRTVGLKSLAAAAIQLRILWACLRWDDMSAKPLSTDGKHQVTTDNEIMSLEILKHRHVGQFMDRVQYLRRKVVIPLELPKQVREVTSIRSGLRKRKRPESPQSTEPQVNEEWVDEDKLELWEIKQYGDKLEKANAQIITRSRSGVPQSVVAGGNRGSITGAVDQLVSGKATPEEIKEKMEQQLRIQRAAHQQKRALETLKSPANVTGSPNQIIKVTSNSNPDGTVKIVSKVAIPASPNTSVGKSQLTSLLTTPSQNKTFLGTRRIYMTKSSDGTTRVVSGPTSILPKTTVTSQTPQSQPQQQQSLIKVTNQGTVQINHTNQVSAASNTPVQHVQQRVQILRGPDGKLQVRGLMPGQQLVQMPDGKLHVLNTGQAIAATPTQTPATTSSASTTTPQSVTKSASNTSSVKPATPVTTSATKASPTKTPTSQTQKIQAQQPATPQPQVLTPGGQVINTNQIVVNNAALAQQLASGKAQLATIGGHQVVIRSTPTGNQIVHLNSTSSAVVKNAVSPTKLQQAAAQQNQPATPSTQATELATTNTVTSAQTATTTTTPAAANPPAPGSTPAPGSVEASLLAGQPPGTVIKCVTAQVIQTSQGPRIVLQGLQGADFTPQQLAMVQQQVKQQLLKAQATTGKQGVLGPTKIYLAVQPAPGTQTAAASRTPTTSAHTQQTQQPVASPPHTTPSAAAPQTESATTPAPSQTAAPGSPIKPKVVVQQVGRPTTGSEAEPQRAALANGQQPSQPSQEPNQTSSPNKFVLTPDYIQQTIKNALKQENLNPEIEEKLLQLQRYQEKQMKGGVESSITCNQIHGTPTATTTRAPSRKRPAPPHIPPLASPTTPNVTTNDKDNEWSETPKKRPAPRQEPRDITKTPKTEVVENTEATPKNRAGKLRDSQEQRRKQQVHSRMQVLLFRHKELLKKDILKKRALLEKELQIDIQKDLSAELATRTKAERHKQDEVKVGSAKRKSNAQAAQHVSPPNRGGRPKKHRVQGNSTTPPGASTATTAGGRIKKEKLYCLCRTPYDETKFYVGCDLCNNWFHGDCVGITEEMSKSLSEFVCTECRHARDTQELYCLCKQPYDESQFYICCDKCQDWFHGRCVGILQSEADNIDEYVCPNCQRNSSVNFANMKNLNGKDLDLLKKLIKQIQAHKSAWPFMEPVDPNEAPDYYKVIKEPMDLQTIELRINDRSYKKLSEFIGDMTKIFDNCRYYNPKESPFFKCAESLETYFVHKIKSLREKFSEGK
- the LOC124306336 gene encoding nucleosome-remodeling factor subunit NURF301 isoform X5, which codes for MTGRGTKRRGRPPKSVVMERPKKFQYHLMKKPKYLQNKGSETPNSQTSTPTASRASSPVESEESRRSTRSRKSRGPRDKHARKGGHSGSSAYQRRGYNPNVDYHDSEYHYGSDFGDESSDKTDVDEEPLHSDIESSESLEEPDPSSDSDFSLSSYSTTSGTPRKTLLSQQAQRAPSPEPLWLQNRELPPLDLPKSSDDLLVSKEFVLPSLSIYEVLRHFRTLVRLSSFRFEDFCAALVCEDQTNLLAEIHIMLIKALLREEDSQQTHFGPLDQKDSVNVSLYFVDPMTWPEVLRSYVESDKCFDENILQILSSCEYPFTSVNDRLKVLQFLTDQFLITNPVREDLLHEGNVHYDDHCRVCHRLGDLLCCETCPAVFHLECVEPPLVDVPTEDWQCSICKAHKITGVVDCLPDVEKNGLLCRQEHLGFDRHGRKYWFLGRRVFVESENGEVWYYSTPLQFEELMNCLDRNEMEVALFRELSDYKEEIVRQMELTEKITNQCKGNKKSYFEVENANILKMQKERQEKLNREEEERKEKERQDAEEMVRRMHEGTDSLEEQLAAVSGQNTDRGSGDGMDVDKPNPSAQVAETVEVGGGDTSEMVTTAAAAGTETAPKTSKTSTSVSSSEEVEEEVLEEEDDSSKVGKDGKKHTIVTRSKTGSLQPRTFNMDDLKRRSTTILSKEELDKLDKSLKDEGDGTRITRQKAHQIASGTHLFKLGMDNGFKSYVNQYSTNAIALNKPQRNEERDKKRHLSHKFSLTQASEFKWVGSLTGTRALLVSTLRQTILQLEGSIQAPFMHTNWPLLRKPWTTAVGACVNPRDFARALIVLQACIKSVVFASVWHDQLGHVKLQRVTALEREEKKRQDKKDKKEKEDEEERNRLTYNFVKYTLGLKHQVWKQKGEEYRVHGQWGWLWLSASRRYRSANLNKAGLRAGPQKIMVQIRDQGGIKILALDPPTYEFLIKEYCEPKDLKDLKAEPEEATEVKQEIKEEHPVEAVKKENESEEVKAEEKPDVKERLDGKFLLNSNQENKPHIPFLAGMKIEKVFLPIHQFEEIDVTKALTTPGRLHYPKIAKKTRIDDFLSRRTHLKLLEERKLSQTEKSKEVTAQATVPKNTEGDTEVDIENNEESDTDAVDGPLQNILSGKLPTKAISSSARDMLTAIGKRIQLVRIQYANIMRSSKNGSCYSRYCNMTPPPGKVNAAAAQSLTSTCYSPMCLQKARLKRDLITLLKKAKSLSNSQSLPSLAPFSTSSVQQSKASLKHEATDEAKDAIRRDLESAVAMATHCAEEVQATNVVVDNMSEAPSLSDSPSKPAKRIKLEETTPEDSIKVEGNGFEDENIVTTIKTTSNVVTTTTVTTSQQTIKTVDGVVQSSQESLSSRNSISVASETKTCNLNNMGLKTIFINRRGRTVHRSAITARELTADGTERVYSATSTEGKLYLKKVSISLADRRKKRTPVKYPLCSTFSTRNKHRSILVLPQHELRKLSRLGGRTPVQGFHHIAKANMAVWPYPCPRPLFKTCWLYRTVGLKSLAAAAIQLRILWACLRWDDMSAKPLSTDGKHQVTTDNEIMSLEILKHRHVGQFMDRVQYLRRKVVIPLELPKQVREVTSIRSGLRKRKRPESPQSTEPQVNEEWVDEDKLELWEIKQYGDKSRSGVPQSVVAGGNRGSITGAVDQLVSGKATPEEIKEKMEQQLRIQRAAHQQKRALETLKSPANVTGSPNQIIKVTSNSNPDGTVKIVSKVAIPASPNTSVGKSQLTSLLTTPSQNKTFLGTRRIYMTKSSDGTTRVVSGPTSILPKTTVTSQTPQSQPQQQQSLIKVTNQGTVQINHTNQVSAASNTPVQHVQQRVQILRGPDGKLQVRGLMPGQQLVQMPDGKLHVLNTGQAIAATPTQTPATTSSASTTTPQSVTKSASNTSSVKPATPVTTSATKASPTKTPTSQTQKIQAQQPATPQPQVLTPGGQVINTNQIVVNNAALAQQLASGKAQLATIGGHQVVIRSTPTGNQIVHLNSTSSAVVKNAVSPTKLQQAAAAQQNQPATPSTQATELATTNTVTSAQTATTTTTPAAANPPAPGSTPAPGSVEASLLAGQPPGTVIKCVTAQVIQTSQGPRIVLQGLQGADFTPQQLAMVQQQVKQQLLKAQATTGKQGVLGPTKIYLAVQPAPGTQTAAASRTPTTSAHTQQTQQPVASPPHTTPSAAAPQTESATTPAPSQTAAPGSPIKPKVVVQQVGRPTTGSEAEPQRAALANGQQPSQPSQEPNQTSSPNKFVLTPDYIQQTIKNALKQENLNPEIEEKLLQLQRYQEKQMKGGVESSITCNQIHGTPTATTTRAPSRKRPAPPHIPPLASPTTPNVTTNDKDNEWSETPKKRPAPRQEPRDITKTPKTEVVENTEATPKNRAGKLRDSQEQRRKQQVHSRMQVLLFRHKELLKKDILKKRALLEKELQIDIQKDLSAELATRTKAERHKQDEVKVGSAKRKSNAQAAQHVSPPNRGGRPKKHRVQGNSTTPPGASTATTAGGRIKKEKLYCLCRTPYDETKFYVGCDLCNNWFHGDCVGITEEMSKSLSEFVCTECRHARDTQELYCLCKQPYDESQFYICCDKCQDWFHGRCVGILQSEADNIDEYVCPNCQRNSSVNFANMKNLNGKDLDLLKKLIKQIQAHKSAWPFMEPVDPNEAPDYYKVIKEPMDLQTIELRINDRSYKKLSEFIGDMTKIFDNCRYYNPKESPFFKCAESLETYFVHKIKSLREKFSEGK